A section of the Girardinichthys multiradiatus isolate DD_20200921_A chromosome 5, DD_fGirMul_XY1, whole genome shotgun sequence genome encodes:
- the cdc37 gene encoding hsp90 co-chaperone Cdc37 isoform X2, which translates to MQFVLDLAWTLKVDPRGCFRRFFSKIKTADKPYQDVFNRELDRRCVQARMEGAMKELEEEERQKRVDPEGLDPLEVYESLPKVMQRSFDEKNIEMLQDVMDKLDPVEGW; encoded by the exons ATGCAGTTTGTCTTGGATTTAGCTTGGACTCTGAAAGTTGACCCTAGAGGCTGCTTCAGACGATTCTTCTCAAAGATCAAG ACTGCAGATAAACCGTACCAAGATGTCTTCAATCGAGAGCTGGACCGCAGGTGTGTGCAAGCTCGTATGGAGGGAGCtatgaaggagctggaggaagaggagaggcaGAAGAGAGTGGATCCTGAGGGGTTAGACCCATTAGAGGTCTATGAATCATTACCCAAG GTGATGCAGAGGAGTTTTGATGAGAAGAACATTGAGATGCTGCAGGATGTGATGGACAAACTGGACCCCGTG GAGGGATGGTAG
- the cdc37 gene encoding hsp90 co-chaperone Cdc37 isoform X3: MPKNSNTLTADKPYQDVFNRELDRRCVQARMEGAMKELEEEERQKRVDPEGLDPLEVYESLPKVMQRSFDEKNIEMLQDVMDKLDPVVSWCLFQKYFF; the protein is encoded by the exons ATGCCAAAGAACTCAAACactttg ACTGCAGATAAACCGTACCAAGATGTCTTCAATCGAGAGCTGGACCGCAGGTGTGTGCAAGCTCGTATGGAGGGAGCtatgaaggagctggaggaagaggagaggcaGAAGAGAGTGGATCCTGAGGGGTTAGACCCATTAGAGGTCTATGAATCATTACCCAAG GTGATGCAGAGGAGTTTTGATGAGAAGAACATTGAGATGCTGCAGGATGTGATGGACAAACTGGACCCCGTGGTGAGCTGGTGTCTCTTCCAGAAATATTTCTTTTAG
- the cdc37 gene encoding hsp90 co-chaperone Cdc37 isoform X1 — protein MQFVLDLAWTLKVDPRGCFRRFFSKIKTADKPYQDVFNRELDRRCVQARMEGAMKELEEEERQKRVDPEGLDPLEVYESLPKVMQRSFDEKNIEMLQDVMDKLDPVVSWCLFQKYFF, from the exons ATGCAGTTTGTCTTGGATTTAGCTTGGACTCTGAAAGTTGACCCTAGAGGCTGCTTCAGACGATTCTTCTCAAAGATCAAG ACTGCAGATAAACCGTACCAAGATGTCTTCAATCGAGAGCTGGACCGCAGGTGTGTGCAAGCTCGTATGGAGGGAGCtatgaaggagctggaggaagaggagaggcaGAAGAGAGTGGATCCTGAGGGGTTAGACCCATTAGAGGTCTATGAATCATTACCCAAG GTGATGCAGAGGAGTTTTGATGAGAAGAACATTGAGATGCTGCAGGATGTGATGGACAAACTGGACCCCGTGGTGAGCTGGTGTCTCTTCCAGAAATATTTCTTTTAG